The following proteins come from a genomic window of Thermoproteus sp.:
- a CDS encoding NADH-quinone oxidoreductase subunit K — MIAAIAVGLVLVAIGLYGLAASRNMVRLLIAVEIVVVGALAALAPVLSTAPSVGLWALVLLISMAAGEVAIIGAVIYRAYAAAKTTDLEEFRSGREK; from the coding sequence ATGATAGCGGCAATTGCCGTCGGGCTTGTCCTAGTGGCGATAGGCCTCTACGGGCTTGCGGCGAGTAGGAATATGGTGAGGCTCCTCATCGCCGTGGAGATAGTGGTCGTAGGCGCCCTCGCGGCCCTCGCCCCCGTGCTCTCGACGGCGCCTTCGGTGGGCCTCTGGGCGTTGGTGTTGTTGATATCGATGGCGGCCGGCGAGGTGGCCATAATAGGCGCCGTGATATATAGGGCATACGCGGCGGCAAAGACCACAGACCTAGAGGAGTTCAGATCGGGGAGGGAGAAATGA
- a CDS encoding complex I subunit 5 family protein, which produces MTGLELYLSILLPMALSLAAYVAARRSTEIAAYISAVALLPLLAVSSLVLFVGRGLSGYVGPGLWTIFSLYLEPYNAAYVFTVALVGALVAVFSAPYMEHRAEELGVKNTIFYLTYGFFLGGLAGAFMASNLFGVYIFIEVALIASLFQVLYYGYGNRVRITIMYLVWSHVAALLMLAGFIVLYMYGITSVPVPHGASLPMSVLELAVLLVLLGSFIKMAALGVHMWLPYVHAEAPTPLSALLSPVLVGFGGYVISVVALPLMPHSWLMPLSWYGIATAIYGGMMAYVQKDIKRLFAYSTVSQMGYMILALSLNNPYGLTAAALIYISHGLGKAVLFMTAGYFIMHIHTRDIDRMGGLYGYNSALAGAAIVGFLNLAGILTIGMISEISLAVALTKAYLGPEYIGIYIAFAAMLAVTGAYAFTTIKNVFFGPPKIGGTGPYDAALAAIVATALLSVLLFLPPMSSSMWTNISAYVQNHLALVGL; this is translated from the coding sequence ATGACGGGCCTAGAGCTCTACCTGTCGATACTGTTGCCCATGGCCCTATCGCTGGCCGCATATGTAGCGGCTAGGCGCTCCACAGAGATAGCCGCCTATATAAGCGCCGTCGCGTTGTTGCCCCTCCTGGCGGTGTCCTCCCTTGTGCTCTTCGTGGGCCGCGGCCTCTCCGGCTACGTGGGGCCCGGCCTCTGGACCATCTTCTCGTTATACCTAGAGCCCTACAACGCCGCCTATGTCTTCACCGTCGCGCTGGTGGGGGCCTTGGTGGCCGTCTTCTCGGCGCCCTATATGGAACATAGAGCCGAGGAGCTCGGCGTGAAGAACACCATCTTCTACCTCACCTACGGCTTCTTCTTGGGCGGCCTGGCTGGGGCCTTCATGGCTAGCAACCTCTTCGGCGTATATATCTTCATAGAGGTGGCGCTAATAGCCTCTCTATTCCAAGTGCTCTACTACGGCTACGGGAATAGGGTTAGGATAACCATAATGTATCTAGTCTGGTCGCACGTCGCGGCGTTGTTGATGCTGGCGGGCTTTATAGTCCTCTACATGTACGGAATTACGTCGGTGCCCGTGCCCCACGGCGCCTCTCTGCCCATGTCAGTGCTCGAGCTGGCGGTCCTCTTGGTCCTACTGGGCTCCTTCATCAAGATGGCGGCGCTCGGCGTCCACATGTGGCTCCCCTACGTCCACGCGGAGGCCCCCACTCCCCTCTCGGCCCTCTTGTCGCCGGTCCTCGTGGGCTTCGGCGGATATGTCATCTCCGTCGTTGCGCTCCCCTTGATGCCCCACAGCTGGCTCATGCCTCTCAGCTGGTACGGCATAGCCACCGCCATATACGGCGGCATGATGGCCTACGTCCAGAAGGACATAAAGAGGCTCTTCGCCTACTCGACAGTGAGCCAGATGGGCTATATGATACTGGCCCTCTCCCTAAACAACCCCTACGGCCTCACGGCGGCAGCCCTCATATATATCAGCCACGGCCTGGGCAAGGCGGTCCTCTTCATGACTGCTGGCTACTTCATAATGCACATACACACCCGCGATATAGACAGAATGGGCGGCCTCTACGGCTATAACTCGGCCCTAGCCGGCGCGGCCATAGTGGGCTTCCTCAACCTGGCCGGGATATTGACTATCGGCATGATATCGGAGATATCTCTCGCCGTGGCCCTAACCAAGGCCTACCTTGGACCAGAATATATAGGGATATATATAGCCTTCGCCGCCATGTTGGCGGTGACCGGGGCCTACGCCTTCACCACCATAAAGAACGTCTTCTTTGGCCCGCCCAAAATAGGGGGGACGGGGCCCTACGACGCGGCGTTGGCGGCCATAGTGGCCACGGCGCTCCTGTCGGTCTTGTTGTTCCTGCCGCCCATGTCGTCTAGCATGTGGACCAACATA